From a region of the Veillonellaceae bacterium genome:
- a CDS encoding PspC domain-containing protein codes for MLGLIRMGAYLLSGFTIWQFVHDGNGAAVMPFTKHLALDPSHGMIFGVCAGVSNYTGYDVTLIRLLWAAASFYRGFGIGLYILAFIIMPQ; via the coding sequence ATGCTGGGACTTATTCGCATGGGCGCATATTTGCTGAGCGGGTTTACTATATGGCAGTTTGTTCATGATGGGAACGGAGCTGCAGTTATGCCATTTACCAAGCATTTAGCCTTGGACCCTTCGCATGGCATGATATTTGGCGTTTGCGCCGGGGTTAGCAATTATACGGGATATGATGTTACATTGATTCGTCTATTATGGGCGGCAGCTAGTTTTTATCGCGGGTTTGGCATAGGACTATATATTTTGGCTTTTATCATAATGCCGCAATAA